One region of Bacillus pumilus genomic DNA includes:
- a CDS encoding MFS transporter: MKEEEVLKQRTSLLRQPKAVWAVAFACVISFMGIGLVDPILPAIASQLDASPSQVSLLFTSYLLVTGFVMFFTGFLSSRIGAKWTLLIGLIFIIVFSALGGTSSTINELIGFRGGWGIGNALFISTALSVIVGVSVGGSAKAIILYEAALGLGISVGPLLGGELGTISWRGPFFGVAVLMLVALLAITFMLPPMQKPQKKVKLFEAVGALKYKGLLTMASAAFLYNFGFFVLLAYSPFVLHLDEHGLGYVFFGWGLFLAVTSVFSAPVIHRKLGTLTSLVVLFASFAVILFGIGIWTSHVVVVICGIVIAGGILGMINTVLTTAVMGSAPVERSIASSSYSAVRFIGGAIAPWIAGVLAESYTASTPYYVGAAVVLLGMIILLIGRKHLINIQAGH; this comes from the coding sequence ATGAAGGAAGAAGAAGTGTTAAAACAGCGTACAAGTCTGCTTAGACAGCCAAAGGCCGTCTGGGCTGTTGCCTTTGCATGTGTGATTTCATTTATGGGGATAGGACTTGTGGACCCGATTTTGCCGGCCATTGCATCACAATTAGATGCATCTCCAAGTCAGGTCTCTCTTTTATTTACGAGCTACTTACTTGTGACCGGCTTTGTGATGTTTTTTACCGGCTTTCTCTCTAGCCGGATTGGTGCGAAATGGACGTTATTAATCGGACTTATTTTTATTATTGTCTTTTCTGCTTTAGGCGGTACCTCTTCAACGATTAACGAATTAATCGGCTTTAGAGGCGGATGGGGCATTGGGAATGCCTTATTCATTTCAACGGCTCTCTCTGTCATTGTCGGCGTGTCTGTTGGAGGAAGTGCGAAGGCCATTATTTTATACGAGGCTGCACTAGGTCTTGGGATTTCGGTTGGACCGCTGCTTGGCGGAGAGCTTGGGACGATCTCTTGGCGCGGACCATTCTTTGGCGTTGCGGTATTAATGCTTGTTGCTCTTTTAGCCATTACGTTTATGCTTCCACCGATGCAAAAACCTCAGAAAAAGGTGAAATTATTCGAGGCTGTCGGGGCGTTAAAATATAAAGGGCTTTTAACGATGGCATCTGCCGCTTTCTTATACAATTTTGGTTTCTTTGTGCTTTTAGCATATTCGCCATTTGTGCTTCATCTGGATGAGCATGGTCTTGGTTATGTCTTTTTTGGATGGGGACTATTTTTAGCTGTGACATCCGTCTTCTCAGCGCCGGTCATTCATCGCAAGCTTGGGACATTGACTTCTCTTGTGGTTCTGTTTGCTTCGTTTGCTGTGATTTTATTCGGTATTGGGATCTGGACTTCACATGTAGTCGTCGTCATCTGCGGAATTGTCATTGCTGGGGGTATTCTTGGCATGATCAATACTGTGCTCACGACCGCTGTGATGGGATCAGCACCGGTTGAGCGTTCCATTGCTTCATCCTCTTACAGTGCTGTACGATTTATTGGGGGCGCGATTGCTCCTTGGATTGCTGGCGTACTTGCTGAATCTTATACAGCAAGCACCCCTTACTATGTTGGGGCGGCTGTCGTTCTGTTAGGCATGATCATCCTGCTGATTGGTCGTAAGCATCTCATCAATATTCAAGCAGGTCATTAA
- a CDS encoding ABC-F family ATP-binding cassette domain-containing protein — protein MILSVKDLSHGFGDRAIFHEVSFRLLKGEHVGLIGANGEGKSTFMNIITGKLEPDAGKVEWAKNVRVGYLDQHTVLEKGRTIREVLQDAFHYLFSMEAAMNDIYGKMGEADPDELEKLLEEVGVIQDALTNNDFYIIDSKVEEIARGLGLTDLGLDRDVTELSGGQRTKVLLAKLLLEKPEILLLDEPTNYLDEQHIEWLKRYLQEYENAFILISHDIPFLNSVINLIYHVENQELTRYVGDYDQFKQVYEVKKQQLEAAYKRQQQEVAELKDFVARNKARVSTRNMAMSRQKKLDKMDMIELAAEKPKPEFHFKTARTSGKLIFETKDLVIGYDEPLSRPLNLKMERGQKIALYGANGIGKTTLLRSLLGEISPISGEVERGEFLQIGYFEQEVKEQNSNTCIEEVWGTFPSYTQYEVRAALAKCGLTTKHIESRVSVLSGGEKAKVRLCKLINEETNLLVLDEPTNHLDVDAKEELKRALKEYKGSVLLISHEPEFYQDVATETWNCESWTTKVL, from the coding sequence ATGATATTATCTGTTAAAGATTTAAGCCATGGCTTTGGCGACAGAGCCATTTTTCACGAAGTCTCCTTCCGTTTATTAAAAGGCGAGCATGTCGGCTTAATTGGCGCCAACGGTGAAGGAAAGTCAACGTTTATGAATATTATTACTGGTAAGCTGGAGCCAGATGCAGGAAAAGTCGAATGGGCAAAAAATGTCCGTGTTGGCTACCTTGATCAGCACACTGTGCTAGAAAAGGGCAGAACAATCCGCGAAGTCCTTCAGGATGCATTCCACTATTTATTTTCCATGGAAGCAGCGATGAATGACATTTACGGCAAAATGGGTGAAGCCGATCCTGATGAGCTGGAAAAGCTGTTAGAGGAAGTGGGCGTTATTCAAGATGCGCTCACAAACAATGATTTCTATATCATTGATTCCAAGGTTGAAGAAATAGCCAGAGGTCTTGGGTTAACGGATCTCGGGCTAGACCGTGATGTGACGGAGCTGAGCGGCGGGCAGCGTACAAAAGTATTGCTTGCGAAATTGCTGTTAGAGAAGCCAGAAATTCTCCTTCTCGATGAGCCGACCAACTATTTAGATGAGCAGCATATTGAGTGGCTGAAGCGCTATTTACAGGAATATGAAAATGCGTTTATCCTCATTTCACATGATATTCCGTTTTTAAACAGCGTCATTAACTTGATCTATCATGTTGAAAATCAAGAGCTCACGCGCTATGTTGGTGATTATGATCAATTTAAACAAGTGTATGAAGTCAAAAAGCAGCAGCTTGAAGCAGCTTATAAAAGGCAGCAGCAGGAAGTCGCTGAATTAAAGGACTTTGTTGCAAGAAACAAAGCACGTGTCAGCACAAGAAATATGGCCATGTCCCGTCAGAAGAAACTGGATAAAATGGATATGATTGAACTCGCAGCAGAAAAGCCAAAGCCTGAATTCCACTTTAAGACGGCACGGACTTCTGGGAAATTGATTTTTGAAACAAAAGATTTGGTCATTGGTTATGATGAACCGCTCTCTCGTCCATTAAATCTGAAAATGGAACGCGGGCAAAAAATTGCGTTATACGGCGCTAACGGGATCGGAAAAACGACATTGCTGCGAAGTCTCCTTGGAGAAATCTCGCCAATTTCGGGTGAGGTGGAACGCGGAGAATTCCTGCAAATAGGCTATTTTGAGCAAGAAGTAAAAGAGCAAAACAGCAACACCTGTATTGAAGAAGTATGGGGCACTTTCCCTTCTTACACGCAATATGAAGTGAGAGCCGCTCTTGCAAAATGCGGATTAACGACAAAGCATATTGAAAGCCGCGTGTCTGTTTTAAGCGGAGGAGAAAAAGCTAAGGTCCGTCTTTGTAAGCTGATCAATGAAGAAACCAACTTACTTGTTCTCGATGAGCCGACCAATCACTTGGATGTCGATGCAAAAGAAGAACTAAAACGTGCATTAAAAGAATACAAAGGGAGTGTCTTATTGATCTCTCACGAACCTGAATTTTATCAAGATGTAGCCACTGAAACTTGGAATTGCGAATCTTGGACGACCAAAGTATTATAG